The DNA segment GCTCTCACTAGGCTCTACTatacctaaattttattttctaagcGTTGAATGCTGCGTCAATCCAATTGTGACGACAACAGCGATTAGTTTTGTTGTACTAATCAACGAGTTTATAAACCACTTGTTGTCATCTGGTtatctgagcccatagacattacaacgtaaatgcccgtCTCGCGCCTTCATGAGATCTGACTTTCTcttgtctatatctatactaatattataaagaggaaagatttgtttgtttgtttgtttcgaataggctccgaaactactggaccgatttgaaaaattctttttccattagaagccgacattgtccctgatgaacataggctacttttaaaatttttttttttttttttttttttttttcgtgtgtgttttaatgtttccgaagcgaagcgagggcgggtcgctagtggtTTAAAAAGGCGTAACTCTTTTCAAATAGGAATTTCAAATAGGAGCTTTCGGGCAGTAATAGGGAGGGTGGCGGTAAATACCTACCCATTCGcgttcacaagacgtcctaccacaactacatagttacgcaaattataagatGGAAGTCAATCCACGTaattattgattgattgaaaattctttagtgcacaaaaatattgtacaaaggcgaacttaacgCCATGCAAGCATTCTCTTCTAGTTAACCCTCGTTGATGAGGTGAAAGATTGAAGAAGTCCGTAGCTATGATAAAGTTAATACatggcgataatttaaagaattatatAGTAGACATGAGTGAAAATAAACACTAGGATATAATTACATTACCAAAATAAACATAGCAACATGGGTGTTCATCTCAAGTAAACATgagtgtttcattagaaaaatttatttgaatataggAATAGTTGCATTGATAGACTGGGTCGCTAGTACCATATAATGTGTTCTTTAGgcttatttttactggtggtagaaccttttgtgagtctgcacgggtaggtaccactaccccgccaatttctgccgtgaaggagaaatgcgtttcggtttgaagggtggggcagccgttgtaaccatactgagaccttagaactcaaatttcaaggtgggtggcgcatttacgtcgtagatgtctatgggctccaataaccacttaataccaggtgggctgtgagctcgtccacctatctaagcaataaaaaaaatcctttatcctttaggtcacgacgatttGAATCTTGTAGTTCTGACGTTGAAGTTGCAATGATTACTTGTGAGCTTGTTAAAATCTTCAAATCATCGTTTTAATGCTGCCTACGGTGCATAGGCAAggcattgtattgtattgttgttGTGTGATTTACAGAAAACGATGTCGTGCTCAATGACCATTACTAGGACGACCGTCGCGACCTCCGGCACGTCTGTTTACGTGAACACGGGCTACCTTCAGACGCTGCCAGGATTACTCAAATTAGCGCAATTCGTAAGtgtttaaaaattgtaaaatagttttcgaattaattatttaatggaAAAGTTAGGGTTGGGTTTCGGTCGTCCTGGCCATCTCTGTGCTCGAAAACGCCTCCAAcccattttctttattgatccTTGTTAGAGTTCTTGGTTTATTCGACCGAAGACTGAGAGCATTATGTTGACACCCCGTTTCCGGAACGTTTCAGTATGACTTTCAGATGTAGTTTCCTTTGAGCTCTTGGCCAAAGTAATCTCGTTCAATGGAGGCGTTTAGTTCAAATGCTATTAAACTCAAGAATTTACTATCGTCCAAGGTCCACAGAAGGCGTATCATCTCCTACCCtgtcaaattaatcaactacttgtgtctataaataaattttgattcgTCAGTGGATATTCTGAATGATGTCACGCTGACGTAATTATCAGTgtctatattatatacatagtcCAATAAAAATGAGTCATGtccaataaaacaaattaatttcctTGAACCAGAAAATTGTGTTATTTAAGTAATTGCCTGTTTCGTTCCGACAAAACAAgatcatttaaattaataaatttaaccattattatatttaatgacaTATAAACACGAATTGTTGTGATATGAGAGTAATTACTTAAggcttggtttttattacaaacaatcgatatataaatgtatgtatatataaatgtatgtgtGTTACTATGTAGATAAAATatggtatattttttatgttcacAAATTACAATTTCCCGTCAAAAAAAGGTTCAGCTTATCGAAATAGTGTGTCCTCTTTTACTTTGTCAACAAATTTGTTTAGCCGTCTTAAACTTGAATTTTGAACTTTATTGAGATTACGTTCCTATATGTACGTATGCTGGGCGCTTAAACTGCAGTCTTTCTCTGGCCTCCAATTTTACGAGAAGCTAAGATGACTTCATACCCGCGTGCTATTCTCGGAAAACTAAGAATAAACATTAAACGTTCAATTTAAGCATTAGCGcgtaaaatgtataattttcaacGATTTGAAAACGACATGATGTCATTTTGTATGTACTTAACAAtgtcaatatattatgtacgtgttaatgtaaattgtatttAGGATTGCCATGGTTGCGTACTCATAGAGAAGCCGATATTTAAAAGTGGGCATTATAGCCTGAGcacgattattttttattttcgccAATTTTAATCCAGGGGAAGTAGaggaaatttatcaaaaaacgaATCGTACAAACGACAAGGCTTTCCTgagttacaaatataattaaaatgacttttccccttcttttttttaaaatgaatagtaAATATTTCCGACGTTTATCGAATACAGTTTTAGTGGACAATGAATAATATATCGTTAGCTGCcgtgttatttttaaatagttttaattatgatgtAGTTATAATCATATTTGTATTTTCAGCTCCTTGGGATAGCGTGCGTGGCTCTGGTTGCCTACTACATGGACCACGGATATTCAACGCAATCATACAAACCTGAGTTATTCTTCTTGTTGATATCGGTCACATTCCTTATAGGAACATTCTGTTTGTTGTTGTCGTGCTTAATATCCTTGGCCACCGCAACTGTTATCTCTAAAACCATTTATGTAAGTATGtcatgtaaaatattttttaataagtacAGTAATAAGTACAatcaagaattttttttaaacttttgattaatgatttttataatGGCACTGGAAGTTGTTATTTTAGGGCAATGATAATTCATTTATTGACTAAATTACAAGCGGAGGCATAACTTACTTCTTGTGACTCCAGGGGTAGTTATGAGGTTTCTAGGATAAGACGGTGTTGATGACGACAAGTTTAAAAAGAAAAGGGAAAATCTCTTGGAAAATATGCAGAATATATCTTGgtctaacaaaatttaaattagagTAAATTATCACAAGAGACTTAATGTTAATGTTACTGGCACTCAAAACTCAAAACTCAAAAGATGGTTTTATTGGACGTCTTTGTGAACTATTCATATCTACAATATAACTAagagatttttaaaaataataatattaataactaatTAGTAATTGgtagtaaataatataacaagaggcttattttgaaagactataatatttttatcattttactgTTTCATCTAAAAGTATTCGTCAGGTGAATTTCGTAATATCGGTATATTTTCCTACATTTATGCATAGATATATACTAAATTGCTTAACCGCGAACAATAAACCTTATTTGATAATTTAAGGAAAATACATACGCTTAACGTGGGCTAAGTTGATAGATATaccttttgttattattaatcttATGAGAATATGTATTGTTGGTCGAACATCTCgtctaaaaacaatttttaatttgttgatcgACTCGCATTTGAACGCATCCCGcgttacaaaaataacattaacacGGTCAAATCTTACCGCACATCTGTTTATAGCGCATCGTGTTGTTTGCAGACaacacaataaacaaaaaacatacgCCCATGAAAACACCATAATGATCATcaatctacatattattatgtatttcacATAGTAATTTGTGACGTTGTTTGTatatgtagtagtagtattaagaTGCGAATATTGAGAAGCACCTAAGCAGAATCTGAAGGTATTcttaaaatagttaaaacaaCTAGTTTTCCTGGACTGTCCGTTATCCgggaccacaaaaactgtaaagtaatgACCTTAAAAAAAGCGAAATTAAATCGTGAAAAAGTAGTTTTGTGTCTACGACTCACATTAAACAGTAGAATGTATTATATTCTTAATATTTCAATGTtctcaatattaaaaatgaaatacatacatatacttatTTACATTCGGTCTGTAAAatctgaaaaaagaaaaatgattttaactttatttattttttcttggtAATTTGATCAGTGatatttctaaaattatttCGTTTATAAGTAAGTAGTGTAAGTAGGCGTCATCAAAATAGTACGAGTATTCTATttacctatttaaaaatatttttcttctgtTTATTACAGGAAGTTATTTATCATGGAATCGCATTTATTCTGTATTTGTGTGCTGGACTTACTTTGCTCATAGAAGTTAATCACCAAACCAGATATAGAAGAGATTTTGAACCGTTTTTGGCGGCTtcggtaagatttttttttattttttttttattgcttagatgggtggacgatctcacagcccaccattactgcttcacggcagaaataggcggggtggtggtacctacccgtgcggactcacaagaggtcctaccaccagtaattacgcaaattataattttgtgggtttcatttttattacacgatgttattccttcaccgtggaaatcaatcgtgaacatttgttgagtacgtatttcattagaaaaattggtacccgcctgcgggattcgaacaccggtgcatcgctcaacacgaatgcaccggacgtcttatccgttaggccacgacgacttctataagtttgtttttttaattgtcttggTTGTTGGGCGAGATCAAGGGGTTCAGCTTGAGAGGATTTGCCTTAGCATTAGTAGTGCTATTCTGAATCTATCATTAGAATCGCAACACACAGAGACCCAAAAcgaataaacaattatttaaatttacgatttttacgtttttttccTCTGTATTCCCTACTTCTATAGTGCAAATTAGAAAGTGTATCATTTTTATCataacatttatatatttataataatatgtaatataaaaatataaaacaaaatctcgGACACTACGGGACGACTtgattaaattagaaaataagtACATGGGCTAAATACATCTTTGAGAAAACAAGTTTTTAGTTCAAtatcttataatatataaatgtaatgaacataaataaatttaaatattctttgtgTTTATGTAggtcatttgtttattttttcagaTAATGGGTCTGGTGATGGCTGGATTGTATCTTTTGAGCACCTTTTTGGCAAACCGCAGATACCGTGGAATATAAGCAAGAAAACTACCAATTTTAATATGAGCTTTGTCTTCGAATTAAGTTATAGTAATAGCATTCTCAGTTGCCATATTACTTTAAGTTACAGATGGAAAGCGGTTAAGTTATTTATCGTTCGATTTgaaaaaacttaatttcattGTAGCGATCTAAGTGGACTAGCGTCTCTTTATCGCGTACATGGAGTGGCCACAGAATTTTCTCTATAAGGAGTGCTAACAAATATATAATGTCCCGTTATCTCTGGAGGGCGAAGTTACTCATATCACTTTTTACCACGTATGCTCATAAAAAGCGaagatgaaaaatatttttttcgacaGTTGTGATTCAACAGTTTCCGGTTTATTTATCgttgtgtttttaatttatgacTAAGCAGACACTATTTTACGTGATATATTGAGCAATGCAAGTATTGTTTCTTCCATCTATCCATCATAATTTCTTCTTTCTATCCATCCATCCAGCTCGTTTTGTATTCTATTTCGTCATGAGCCCTTCTAATAACTGTAACTACCTTACCGTATGGTATTCCATATACAATTTAAATCGTAATATCGTACCTTCGGTAAGACAAGGGCCGAAGTGCTAAAATTTCTGAAAATGAGTTAAATATGCCAAAGTGCTTTAAAAACTAATTTCTACCTGTAGGAACAAAGACATACATAGATTCAGTTTTTTTTCGCCAGATGGAAAAAGTGTCTTTGTACCATTCGTTCGTTTTTTGGATGATATTGGCGCAACAAAATCTTATTGGTCATTTGCGGCATCGCCCGCGCGTGTAGTGGTTTTGTACTGGACCATAAGGTCATTAGGGTAAATAtgcccttttttgttttatattttggaAAGACATGGTCACATTTTGTGTACATAATATGCCTAATTTGAAAGCACATATTtgacagaaaaaataaataagttacgCATTTACTTGGCATTCCACAAAGGAATATGTGGCactttatagatttaatgtaaACCTTTTAgaagtgaattttattttttattttagttttattttatcattgataAAGATTTTcctaagaaaaagaagaataaatatgtagaaaataagtagtattttcatttaataagtCATTTCAATATAATGTGTAACTTTGGTCGCAACTgcacatttatttaaatgttggtGGGATAATGGCATAATTGTAGGCatacattaatatttcattaaataattaatataaaaaaatgaataactCAGTCTttcaaattacatatttatattcacATGTATAAGGTAtatttttgctataaataaaatactattttacattaatatgggcagaaaaacacaatttaaatctataaatatCTTAAAACGTCTCTCCtgaacatttataaaattagcACTTCGGCCCTTGTCTTACCGAAGGTGCGATATGTTCACCTAATGtcctcaccttttttttttttttttttccacaggagaaaatcgccggatccccacccgcgcggcaggtggggtatgtgggagttgaacctcactaaaaactcctgccgctcacaaccggcgccctacctcggaccgggccggagcccagtcggggctattgaaacggcgggacagggttgacgcagagcacattacatccatcccaccgtcccacggacgccggaccggtggccgccagcgaaacgaccaccggttccctcgttcagcgggccgagagcccgctttgatggcgccgcgttacaccttcccccagagcggtcgggggaacgcggtctaccatcacccggcttcctattgcgggtgagcgtgcagagcacgccacccctcgtctgggtccctccccgcacaaaacgggtgggacccctagctcttagggggccaggtcacggatacgaccccggtcccgaccccctgctcggcggcggcgggtttctgcgtagtgaggagagctttccctcactcgccccgccgcctccttctgcgagatggtgcactcgcagaagtcgagcatagccttccatgactcatcgctgccaagcatcgacgccacgacgccaggcagcgacaagtcaggtcctatctttgcgaccaggacacggcgctgcacctcccaagcggggcagacagcgagcgtatgctccgccgtgtccaggtcgtgtccacaatggtgacacctcgtcgtcggctcagcccctatccggcgcaggtacttcccgaagcatccgtgcccggtcagcacctgcaccagacgaaaggtgagacgtccctcgccacgattcacccagtcatcaaagaccgggtaaaccgcctcgacggtccgtagcccccacgtggggttggccaatcgcctcgaccacgactcgagcacggaccgccgagaatgggccttccgcgcccgcagctcactctcggggacacgcgccacgccccgagcacgaagctcgctgcgccaccgatagtcggcagcgagcgactccgcctccagctcccatggcggcgtccccgccaaaacacacgccgcctcgaaggagacggtgcgatatccgcggatgaccctgatggcaacggtgcgctgcggccggcgcaggaaccgagccatagtggcccggttgcgcggctcagcccacacaggtgcaccgtacagggccatcgatcgcaccacccccgcgtagagacggcgcacaacctgatccggtcccccaatattcgggagcagccggctcaaagaaccggccgtccccatcaatcgggggaccagctccgcaaagtgagcacgaaaggcccaccggctgtccaacacgaggccgaggtacctcaactgcaccccgacccctatccggacgcctccaaccacgatgtgggtgtcaacgggtggcgccctccgcggcccgtgaaaccacagagcctcggatttattcagcgccacgtcgagacccagcctccttatccttccgacgacgagggccactcccgctgtggcgagacgggcagactccctaaaatcatccccccgggccacgaccaacgtgtcgtccgcgtaacaaataacgcggaggcccgggaggagggcgcccctcagcacccagtcgtacccgatattccacaagagggggccgagaaccgacccctgcggaacaccacgcacgaccggaaagcgatgaagggtcccaccgtacccggtacatacgaccgacctggcccccaaataggacccaaccagccggcggaggtagaggggcactccatgcctctccagtgccccccctatcacggtccagggcagagtgttaaatgcgttggcgatgtcaagagacaccgccagcgccaccccaccccgagagacggcctcgtccgagagggaccgcacgcgaagaattgcatccacagtcgaacggccctcccggaagccgtactgctccgccgacaggtcaggccccaccccgaccaggtgccgaacgatgcgggcagccagaatacgttccagcaattttcccgcctcgtccagcagcacgataggacgatatccggcggctgtatccaccgggcgcccctccttcctcaacaacacaagtctacccgtccgccagagcgacggaaaccgtcccgactccaagcagccattatatagctcaaggagccggtcccccagggcaccgagggccaaggccaatacccggccgtggactccgtccgggccgggggccgtgtctttcgcagtcatcttgacaacggccacccggagctctgcctccgtaatacggggcacctcagcaggagcttggccgtcgacgatgtcagacggcccgcccatagcgggagggacaaaaccctcccgctcctgcgggaacaacgccgaaacgatgtcccgcagctgctggggctggagacgctcagtcatagagggggcccacgggcgcaacttgccgcgtaccaatttgtatgggctcccccacggatccgcttcgagcgcctccaagagtctctccatgttctgctccttggcccgcctgatggccagccgcagggcgtccttcgcagcccgatattcgcggtgcagccgagcttcctcctctgcgaacgcgacgggctcgtcgcgccgcaggcggcggcgacggcggtgtctagtgcaccggcggctcgcccgaatggagaccgcacgcagtcttgcaatttcgggcgaccaccagggcgactgtcgccgtccagagtgccgagagccgacccggggcatcgaggcatcacatatgcggtgcatcgcgccccggaaccattcggcctcggtttccacatcgacaggttgtgggcgcttgggcgcccacgccgccaccatagaggcctccaccaggagctccctgttcaggagcttcagtgcccacctagggaatgaccgggatgcactctgcggggggtcaaccccgcgggcacctgcagccggcgtcggcgcaggggcagaaagatcgtaccggatataccggtgatcggacaacgattccgcccccaccaccactctccagccgaggatgcgccgtgcgacgggcgagctcgcgaacgtcaagtccacgatagactcgcccgtccaccgcacgcaagtcgcgatcgagcccctattaacgatacagagaccgaccgcgaccgcccactcctccagcagcctaccacgagcgtccgtgaatggggaaccccaagcgacagacttcgcattgaagtcccccgccagtatcactgaacggggagcgaggtgacgagcgatcacctctagcccgtccaggaaccgctcgaactcgacggtaggccgattcggagaaaagtacaccccgatcacgacgatattttctaactgtaccgcgacgatcccggggcccctggtcaccatcgccaggggggggaccatcgcggttcttctgatatgtatggccgccaagccatcaacgtccccaaaccaacagtcatccgctgggggaacgaagtatggctcggcgaccacagccacgtcaattgaccactccgccatggtctggagcaacatgtcctgagccccagcggagtggttcaagtttccctgcaggaagcgataggtgtgatccattaagactgaaccacatccatcgctccctcccctactccattgcccccgctatcgggcgcgaacgcctcagcgggggacaaagtgccggccggtgctcccccggccaaccgcttcttttgacgccgcttagcttggcggcgccgatttcgttcagcattcttgctggccggagggcaggccttgcccccggcccggtggtcagccttgcgcccggccgccgcacataataagcagtgcggcgcagccgagcacacggccgccttgtgtcccggctgaccacagcgaaagcacaatccgctgcggtcaacggcactcgcgcatttagcaaggcagtgcccagtgctgaagcatctgaggcaccgccaggcgcgtggttcgagaaggcgcacgcgggccgctatccagcccacgcgcaacctgcccggttcccccgacggtctcccgggcggaggagcagccaaggaggtggccgcctctaccgggcaacgcacccaaacagagccagccccggtataaccgaggcgcagctcgcctacggttatattctccagggcgcagttgccccgggcggcaatagccgccgccacctcatccttagtggtgcagtcgtccaggccggtcactctcaattcagccattttgaccggcctgtgcactcgaacctcctcctcaggcagaaccgtacggagcttcgccgccagacgctccgcgatgccggaactatcggcaccgggacactctagtagcttggccccattggccgtcagcctacagcggaggccctcccccgccccgatctcgtccagatcaatagccgcgcacgcccgggagactacatctccgtatgacacgcccttggcctcggcggccggcagcagcgttaagaccactgccgccgaccgcggcgcgcgcgtcgacttcttcttcgtcttctttttcttggcggccacaggcgctcgaccctgttggggagcagcctgagacgccgcagtggccggtgctccacccacttggggagctgtcggtacggccctcttggcaccccgccgggccaccacattccacccctcgtccatgttagacgggggcgggggcagcggacggggttgaggcgcttgcgatgtgcacttcgcgttagcgccgcccccccgcttggctctgtctcgccccgggcccgccctagtagctggagcctgtacgggggtggagcgggtcactgcagcacccgacaccgcggcatgtgtagacgcaggccgttcagcgtcaccagcgacaatacgtttcgcttcgagagccgccagcccgccacccagcctttccattacagcctggatggtgcgatcgataatctcgtccaggctgtagcaattcggttccggcaggcccaagatccgtggccccgcggatccctgctgccgctcgacggccgtcgcctccctagaccgcggcgacgggagacgcgaacgccgctgtaccgcgcgcgatggtggcagcacgggccacgggtcgccagccgccgctgagggacagggaccccgagggaccccggagaccagcggcgacaccgccggcacagatgccggaggagtccgcgacccagcggcacgcggcaacgcgggtgacctcgtcgcggctacccgcttggtagcagcaaccttgccatcgggccgctgctgcgcctgtagctgtgctcggagcctcaaattctccgccatcagctgcaccacctggtcattggcggaagcaaccgaaggcagaaccttcgagactcgcgagacgacttcccgcagcctgcggccagcagctttggttttggcactggtcgccgcatacgacttgacggtcttcatggccctgcctatgaccaaggcagggtcccgaagaccgccctcctcctcttctgtcgtccgcccgtccagcgaggcgacagacatcgacgccgatgacggcgccggtgacggtgcgcccttcccccgagcgggtctccctttagggggcggcatctcctccgcggcagaggccgaatcggagactaccaccactttctccggtggggcatccgtgtcagaggacgacgttagcccccccttcccttcgcgggaagaaactcccctcgatttcctcttccgcctgactttccctttcgggccagccgcctcgcagtcgctgacgagcgcagagcgc comes from the Bombyx mori chromosome 10, ASM3026992v2 genome and includes:
- the LOC101742249 gene encoding uncharacterized protein LOC101742249 isoform X1 — protein: MHCNRDIVCADRAEFQRIPLRNVDQKKTMSCSMTITRTTVATSGTSVYVNTGYLQTLPGLLKLAQFLLGIACVALVAYYMDHGYSTQSYKPELFFLLISVTFLIGTFCLLLSCLISLATATVISKTIYEVIYHGIAFILYLCAGLTLLIEVNHQTRYRRDFEPFLAASIMGLVMAGLYLLSTFLANRRYRGI
- the LOC101742249 gene encoding uncharacterized protein LOC101742249 isoform X2 produces the protein MSCSMTITRTTVATSGTSVYVNTGYLQTLPGLLKLAQFLLGIACVALVAYYMDHGYSTQSYKPELFFLLISVTFLIGTFCLLLSCLISLATATVISKTIYEVIYHGIAFILYLCAGLTLLIEVNHQTRYRRDFEPFLAASIMGLVMAGLYLLSTFLANRRYRGI